From Bacteroidota bacterium, the proteins below share one genomic window:
- a CDS encoding Nramp family divalent metal transporter, producing MKNSRSSSEIGHVSLEGVHGTVAVPKHEAGFWKSWRAFVGPAVLVSVGYMDPGNWGTDLQGGAQFKYGLLWVVGMASVMAIFLQVIAARLGVVTGKDLAQCLRDWYPKWTRWPNWLFSEIAIGACDLAEVLGSAVALNLLFHIPLLWAVIITGLDVILLLGLQRFGMRTIEAIVLLLVATMGVCYFIEIFILSQTQPSFVEMGTALISPSFRQVGMIYVAIGIIGATVMPHNLYLHSALVQSRKLQKDEASIRQAVKFNTIDSVIALSIAFLVNAAILVLAAIVFFGKTSVAAAGGQIVQLAAESDWIRVAYLTLAPLLGTVVASTLFAVALLASGQSSTITGTLAGQVVMEGFMHWRIKPWIRRLITRTLAILPAIFIIGLRGDSSVTDLLTLSQVVLALQLPFTMFPLLLFTSSGKRMGMWKNGVFLMITGWGSAILITIMDIYALPDSLTAAWRVITGG from the coding sequence ATGAAAAATTCTCGATCGTCATCGGAGATAGGGCACGTGTCGCTGGAGGGAGTGCACGGCACTGTCGCCGTCCCGAAACACGAGGCCGGTTTCTGGAAGAGTTGGCGGGCGTTTGTCGGGCCTGCAGTCCTCGTCAGCGTCGGGTACATGGACCCCGGCAATTGGGGAACCGATCTGCAGGGGGGCGCCCAGTTCAAGTACGGGCTGCTCTGGGTGGTCGGGATGGCCAGCGTCATGGCGATCTTTCTCCAGGTGATCGCCGCCCGTCTCGGCGTTGTGACCGGAAAAGACCTCGCTCAGTGTCTTCGGGATTGGTATCCGAAATGGACCCGGTGGCCCAACTGGCTGTTTTCGGAAATTGCTATCGGTGCCTGCGACCTGGCTGAAGTTCTCGGCAGCGCCGTCGCCCTCAATTTGTTGTTCCATATTCCGCTGTTGTGGGCTGTCATTATTACGGGCCTCGACGTGATCCTGCTGCTCGGGTTGCAGCGATTCGGGATGCGCACGATTGAAGCGATCGTCCTGCTGCTGGTGGCAACGATGGGCGTCTGTTATTTCATCGAGATATTCATTCTCTCGCAGACTCAGCCGAGTTTTGTCGAAATGGGGACTGCACTGATTTCTCCCAGCTTTCGGCAGGTCGGGATGATCTACGTGGCGATCGGCATTATCGGTGCGACGGTGATGCCGCACAACTTGTATCTCCATTCAGCGCTCGTGCAAAGCCGCAAACTGCAGAAGGACGAAGCATCTATTCGGCAGGCGGTAAAGTTCAATACCATAGATTCCGTGATCGCGTTGAGCATCGCGTTCTTGGTGAACGCTGCGATTCTTGTCCTTGCCGCGATCGTTTTTTTTGGGAAGACGAGCGTTGCAGCCGCCGGCGGACAAATCGTGCAGCTCGCGGCGGAGAGCGATTGGATCCGCGTTGCATACCTTACCCTTGCCCCGCTGCTGGGGACGGTCGTTGCGAGCACCCTCTTCGCCGTTGCGCTTCTCGCAAGCGGTCAAAGCAGCACGATCACCGGCACGCTTGCCGGCCAGGTCGTCATGGAAGGCTTCATGCATTGGAGGATCAAGCCCTGGATTCGGCGCCTCATTACGCGCACGCTTGCGATCCTGCCGGCAATCTTCATCATCGGCCTCCGCGGCGACAGCAGCGTAACGGACCTCCTTACTCTCAGCCAGGTCGTCCTCGCGCTTCAGCTCCCGTTCACGATGTTTCCCCTCCTTCTGTTCACAAGCTCCGGAAAGCGCATGGGGATGTGGAAGAATGGCGTTTTCCTGATGATCACCGGGTGGGGGAGTGCAATTCTGATCACAATTATGGATATTTACGCCCTGCCGGATTCGTTGACAGCGGCATGGCGGGTTATCACCGGCGGATAA
- a CDS encoding ABC transporter permease subunit, translating to MINLLYYELFKTYAKWRTYIGFIVVAVIIPLVMWAMKAEGGRFIQYQMRTLQSDFFITGNLFNGWVIAQLIMNSLWVHVPFLISLVAGDQLAGEATAGTFRLTLIRPVSRDRILNSKYITTLLYTASLVCSIALLSVGLGLALFGSGDLLAIDRDTLTILPESQMWTRFALAYGLAIVSMWVVASLAFLFSSFVENAIGPIIATMAVVVALLVISNLPVELFEPVKPFLFTTYQNVWQQAFKNPLDWGLIEKSCAVLAAYSIGFWAITLFVFRKKDILS from the coding sequence ATGATTAATCTTCTTTACTACGAATTGTTCAAGACGTACGCAAAGTGGAGGACGTACATCGGGTTCATCGTCGTCGCGGTCATCATTCCCCTGGTGATGTGGGCGATGAAGGCCGAAGGGGGAAGGTTCATCCAGTATCAGATGCGGACGCTGCAGAGCGATTTCTTCATTACCGGCAATCTGTTCAACGGATGGGTCATCGCGCAGTTGATCATGAACAGCTTGTGGGTGCACGTGCCGTTTCTTATCAGCCTCGTCGCGGGCGACCAGCTCGCCGGGGAAGCGACGGCCGGGACCTTCCGCCTGACGCTCATCCGCCCCGTCTCGAGGGACCGCATTCTCAATTCCAAGTACATTACGACGTTGCTCTATACCGCGTCCCTCGTCTGTTCGATCGCTCTGCTCAGCGTCGGACTCGGTCTTGCACTCTTCGGCAGCGGCGACCTTCTCGCCATCGACCGGGACACGCTGACGATCCTGCCGGAATCGCAGATGTGGACGCGGTTTGCCCTCGCGTACGGCCTTGCGATCGTTTCGATGTGGGTCGTAGCGTCGCTGGCCTTTTTGTTCTCGTCGTTCGTCGAAAATGCCATCGGCCCTATCATCGCAACGATGGCGGTGGTGGTGGCGCTTCTTGTCATCTCGAACCTGCCCGTGGAATTGTTCGAGCCGGTCAAGCCGTTCCTTTTCACGACGTACCAAAACGTCTGGCAGCAGGCGTTCAAAAATCCGCTGGACTGGGGGTTGATCGAAAAATCGTGCGCCGTCCTCGCCGCCTATAGCATCGGCTTTTGGGCGATCACGCTTTTTGTTTTCCGGAAGAAAGACATTCTCTCTTAA
- a CDS encoding BMC domain-containing protein has product MNSIGLIELSSIAAGYLVGDAMLKAADVELLLSRSICSGKYIVMVGGDVAAVRASVDGGTVSGTGMVIDSFVIPHVHKDVFPAISGTSQVEVLEALGIVEAFSVASLIEAADAAVKTARVKLIEIRLAMALGGKAFVTLTGDVAAVRSAVDSAGAVCAERGLLVNKVVIPNPRKELLKEVL; this is encoded by the coding sequence ATGAATTCCATCGGCTTGATCGAACTTTCCAGCATTGCCGCCGGATATTTGGTTGGCGATGCGATGCTCAAGGCTGCGGACGTTGAATTGCTTCTCTCCCGCAGCATCTGTTCGGGGAAATACATCGTCATGGTCGGCGGCGACGTTGCTGCCGTTCGCGCGAGCGTCGATGGAGGCACAGTGAGCGGCACGGGTATGGTCATCGATTCATTCGTCATCCCTCACGTTCACAAAGATGTCTTCCCGGCGATTTCCGGAACATCGCAGGTTGAGGTCCTTGAGGCGCTTGGGATAGTCGAAGCCTTCAGCGTTGCTTCGTTGATCGAGGCGGCCGACGCCGCCGTAAAAACCGCGCGCGTCAAGCTCATTGAAATACGTCTCGCAATGGCGCTCGGCGGGAAAGCGTTTGTCACATTGACGGGAGATGTTGCCGCCGTCCGGTCGGCGGTTGATTCGGCAGGAGCAGTATGCGCAGAACGCGGCCTGCTTGTCAACAAAGTGGTCATCCCTAATCCGCGGAAAGAACTTCTGAAAGAAGTCCTTTAA
- a CDS encoding MFS transporter, with amino-acid sequence MQIRQSLADFKNGFHPTFWVANGMELFERLAYYGQATVLSIYLRDHLHFNEIEAGQISSVFGGLLWMFPIIAGTLADKFGFRKAFSVAFAMLAVGYFLIGTTGMSMFAGLYSGLPLYWVLVVMFIFTAIGGAFIKPSVLGTVAATSRTETKSLGYAVYYWLVNIGGATGPAIAYFVRDSIGIEYVYLVSSLSCAAMFLVNILFYKNAESAETVVVESLSVKFRNLVVVLSNWKFMVFLIIFSLYWIMFWQIYIVIPYYITDYISKDAPFEIIQSTGAWGIILLQLVVNRMTKHIPTGAALVVGFATCTLSWLLIALHPSIWVIVGSLAVWSLGEMTQAPRYYEYISGLAPKGQQGLFQGYGFLPIAIAWLVGGPFGGWLYVTFAKTSHPSTVWYSIFAVGVVATILMAIYNRFIAMHKTIQEAA; translated from the coding sequence ATGCAGATTCGCCAAAGCCTTGCTGATTTCAAGAACGGATTCCACCCTACCTTTTGGGTGGCGAACGGAATGGAACTGTTCGAGCGCCTCGCCTATTACGGACAAGCGACGGTCCTGAGCATTTACCTGCGCGATCATCTCCATTTCAACGAGATCGAGGCGGGGCAGATCTCCTCGGTCTTCGGCGGTTTGCTGTGGATGTTTCCTATCATTGCCGGCACGCTCGCCGACAAATTCGGCTTTCGCAAAGCGTTCTCAGTGGCGTTTGCCATGCTCGCGGTCGGCTACTTCCTGATCGGCACCACCGGCATGAGCATGTTCGCAGGACTCTACAGCGGCTTGCCGCTGTATTGGGTTCTTGTCGTGATGTTCATTTTCACGGCCATCGGCGGTGCGTTCATCAAGCCGTCTGTGCTTGGAACCGTTGCCGCGACCTCGAGGACGGAGACGAAATCGCTCGGCTATGCCGTCTACTACTGGCTGGTCAATATCGGAGGAGCGACGGGACCGGCGATCGCCTATTTTGTCCGCGACAGCATTGGGATCGAGTACGTTTATCTTGTATCGTCGCTGAGCTGCGCCGCGATGTTTCTGGTGAACATCCTCTTCTATAAAAATGCCGAATCCGCCGAAACGGTCGTTGTCGAATCTCTTTCGGTGAAATTCCGGAATCTCGTCGTCGTGCTCAGCAACTGGAAGTTCATGGTCTTCCTGATCATCTTCTCGCTCTATTGGATAATGTTCTGGCAGATCTACATCGTCATCCCATACTACATTACCGATTACATTTCCAAAGACGCGCCGTTCGAGATCATTCAATCGACCGGGGCGTGGGGGATCATTCTGCTGCAGCTTGTCGTCAACAGGATGACGAAACACATCCCTACCGGGGCGGCTCTTGTCGTCGGGTTTGCAACATGCACGCTCTCGTGGCTCCTCATCGCGCTCCATCCGAGCATCTGGGTGATCGTCGGCAGCCTGGCGGTCTGGTCGCTCGGCGAGATGACACAGGCGCCGCGCTACTACGAATATATTTCAGGACTTGCTCCGAAAGGACAGCAGGGACTGTTCCAGGGATACGGATTTCTTCCGATCGCCATCGCCTGGCTGGTCGGCGGCCCGTTCGGCGGGTGGCTCTATGTGACGTTCGCAAAGACCTCGCATCCGTCCACCGTTTGGTACTCGATCTTTGCGGTCGGCGTTGTTGCGACGATCCTCATGGCGATCTATAACAGATTCATCGCGATGCATAAGACAATTCAGGAAGCAGCATAA
- a CDS encoding ABC transporter ATP-binding protein: MSSDIVLRTINLGKRYKNRWAAEDVNLEIRRGDVFGFLGPNGAGKSTTIRMIFSLIQPTAGSVELFGHLLEKEREQALAKAAGIVEKPDFYLYLTAYRNMEIAGSLTLGKTPERKKIMESLAAVGLDDRHGDRVKTFSHGMKQRLGIAQALLCDPELIVLDEPTNGLDPQGMKEVRELIVRLSKENGMTVFLSSHLLNEVEQVATRMAIINKGRLVVQGSVDELLRASAHRIRIVAEPQKKVMGILTKLKNVRSPEVESPGIVATVETKDIPSVVAKLVAAKCKVFSVQEQRSLEKYFLSVTEENENDHRTQLP, encoded by the coding sequence ATGTCTTCTGATATCGTCCTTCGTACGATCAACCTCGGCAAGCGCTATAAGAACCGCTGGGCCGCAGAGGATGTGAACCTCGAGATCCGCCGCGGCGACGTCTTCGGATTTTTGGGCCCGAACGGCGCCGGCAAGAGCACGACCATCCGGATGATCTTTTCGCTCATTCAGCCGACGGCCGGTTCTGTAGAGCTGTTCGGCCATCTCCTCGAAAAAGAAAGGGAACAGGCGCTCGCAAAGGCGGCCGGCATCGTCGAAAAGCCCGATTTCTATCTGTATCTTACCGCGTACCGCAATATGGAGATCGCCGGCTCGCTGACGCTCGGGAAAACTCCCGAAAGAAAAAAGATCATGGAGTCGCTGGCGGCCGTCGGCCTCGATGACCGGCACGGGGACCGGGTGAAGACATTTTCGCACGGCATGAAACAGCGGCTCGGCATTGCGCAGGCGCTGCTCTGCGACCCGGAACTGATCGTGCTCGACGAGCCGACCAACGGCCTCGACCCGCAGGGAATGAAAGAAGTGCGCGAATTGATCGTTCGCCTCTCCAAAGAGAACGGCATGACCGTGTTCCTTTCGTCGCACCTCTTGAACGAAGTCGAACAGGTCGCGACACGCATGGCCATCATCAATAAAGGAAGGCTGGTGGTGCAGGGGAGCGTCGACGAGCTGCTACGCGCCAGCGCACACCGGATCCGGATCGTTGCGGAGCCTCAAAAGAAAGTGATGGGAATTTTGACGAAGTTGAAAAACGTCAGATCGCCGGAGGTGGAATCGCCGGGTATTGTCGCAACGGTCGAAACAAAAGATATTCCATCGGTCGTGGCGAAATTGGTGGCGGCCAAGTGCAAGGTCTTTTCTGTACAGGAGCAGCGGTCGCTGGAAAAATATTTCCTCTCGGTCACTGAAGAAAATGAGAACGATCATCGAACGCAGCTACCATGA
- a CDS encoding outer membrane lipoprotein-sorting protein, producing the protein MMKTTMVKIFALLFMGTGILSAQSMTADEVLRNVKKQFDLVTDYTVDLKVTVDMEKMQIPEMLVKLYFKKPDKVYVESKSFSMVPRDAVGMNPAQFIDKFDATLMETQQKDGVSLYKIKLVSKPEKGKPVRESYIWVDGARWVVTHFESSPSEVRKVIADLEYEKIGGKYILPSKVELRMETQQSADSTAEKMYPPQRMPRKGKTVILYSDYKVNTGLSDDIFQKKEQNSKQ; encoded by the coding sequence ATGATGAAAACAACGATGGTAAAAATTTTTGCCCTGCTTTTTATGGGAACCGGCATTCTGTCTGCTCAGTCAATGACGGCCGATGAGGTTCTACGCAATGTGAAGAAGCAGTTCGATCTGGTGACCGACTACACGGTCGACTTAAAGGTCACGGTGGATATGGAGAAGATGCAGATTCCGGAGATGCTCGTCAAACTCTATTTTAAGAAACCGGATAAGGTCTATGTGGAATCGAAAAGCTTTTCGATGGTCCCTCGCGACGCTGTCGGCATGAACCCTGCGCAGTTCATCGATAAATTCGATGCCACATTAATGGAAACTCAGCAGAAGGACGGCGTGAGCCTCTATAAAATAAAATTGGTCTCCAAACCAGAAAAAGGAAAGCCTGTCCGCGAGAGTTACATCTGGGTCGATGGTGCCCGCTGGGTTGTCACACATTTTGAATCGTCGCCGTCGGAAGTTCGGAAAGTCATCGCCGATCTTGAGTATGAGAAGATAGGGGGGAAATACATTCTCCCGTCTAAGGTGGAGCTTCGAATGGAAACCCAACAGTCGGCCGATTCTACCGCCGAAAAGATGTATCCACCTCAACGGATGCCGAGAAAGGGAAAAACTGTTATCCTCTATTCCGATTACAAAGTGAACACCGGATTATCGGACGACATCTTCCAGAAGAAGGAACAGAACAGCAAACAGTAG
- a CDS encoding universal stress protein: MYKTILVTLDGTPTDRAIIEHIKQLAHFMKSKVVLLHVADGWAARTFGSDAVSPELVQDKKYLEDVTAEFRSGGVPAEAELAYGEPAEEIVKWIKKGGCDLLAMSTHGHRLVADLFLGTTVTKVRHGVSVPVLLLKAK; encoded by the coding sequence ATGTATAAAACGATTCTCGTAACGCTGGATGGGACTCCGACCGACAGGGCGATCATCGAGCACATCAAACAGCTCGCCCACTTCATGAAGAGCAAAGTCGTCTTATTGCACGTTGCCGATGGGTGGGCGGCGCGCACCTTCGGTTCGGATGCGGTCAGCCCGGAGCTCGTTCAGGACAAGAAATATTTGGAAGATGTGACCGCGGAGTTCCGGTCAGGCGGCGTCCCCGCCGAGGCAGAATTGGCGTACGGCGAACCGGCGGAAGAAATTGTCAAATGGATCAAGAAGGGGGGATGCGACCTTCTGGCCATGAGCACCCACGGTCACCGGCTGGTGGCCGACTTGTTTCTCGGTACGACTGTGACGAAAGTCCGGCACGGCGTGAGCGTGCCGGTCCTCCTCCTCAAAGCCAAATAG
- a CDS encoding alpha/beta hydrolase, whose product MKTGEFQISVGSTHLYYSVAGGGEPLFICPVTWGIDGHRWTMLERLAKDFTLIRLDPRGTGKSGPVNNKSEYGIPTLVSDMEQVRADLGVEKWNVMGQSAAGWAALEYVLAHQEHVKKLIVVCSSPTGQFHAGTFRDPGHPLYPQYQRLSKEIRSLPQEERVKQFNRTIYQFDVRTEEGRKTVDGVFRDAEFDPRRNQYFAMNELARYDVTQRLNEIAVPTLIIGGRHDVHVSPSWSELMAQKIPRAELMMMEGSGHFPWLDEPEKFFETVTTFLSVTPE is encoded by the coding sequence ATGAAAACCGGCGAATTTCAGATTTCCGTTGGCTCGACACACCTTTACTATTCCGTCGCCGGCGGCGGAGAACCCCTTTTTATTTGCCCTGTCACATGGGGGATCGACGGCCACCGATGGACGATGCTGGAGCGCCTGGCTAAAGATTTTACACTCATCCGTCTTGACCCAAGAGGAACGGGAAAATCGGGGCCAGTGAACAATAAAAGCGAGTACGGCATTCCGACTCTTGTGAGCGACATGGAACAGGTACGCGCCGACCTCGGCGTTGAAAAGTGGAATGTGATGGGGCAGTCGGCAGCTGGATGGGCAGCGCTGGAGTACGTGCTGGCCCATCAGGAGCATGTGAAGAAGCTGATCGTTGTTTGCTCGTCCCCTACCGGACAATTTCACGCCGGGACGTTCCGCGACCCCGGTCATCCCCTCTACCCGCAGTATCAGCGGCTTTCAAAGGAGATCCGTTCGCTGCCGCAGGAAGAACGGGTCAAGCAGTTCAACCGGACGATCTATCAGTTCGATGTTCGGACGGAGGAAGGGAGAAAAACGGTCGACGGGGTCTTCAGGGATGCGGAGTTCGATCCGAGGCGGAATCAATATTTTGCGATGAACGAGCTGGCGAGATATGACGTCACTCAGCGCCTGAATGAGATTGCCGTTCCGACGCTGATCATCGGAGGAAGGCATGATGTTCACGTCTCGCCGTCATGGTCCGAATTGATGGCGCAAAAAATTCCCCGTGCGGAACTGATGATGATGGAAGGGAGCGGACATTTCCCCTGGCTGGATGAACCGGAAAAATTCTTCGAAACAGTGACGACGTTCCTCTCGGTAACACCAGAATAA
- a CDS encoding TonB-dependent receptor has protein sequence MQTRRIPSVVLLCLSLASYSRSHPTHAADGKDETDLRVSVYDAKEKIPIGLARVVLQRGSKFIAQSPTNMVGQALFRTIQPGAYKLTAWFIGYEIFVDSILVDSDHASLTINLQPLGNQTQTVEVVGQRELGVSNIDLATGNQTFESETYHPPPTNQMTSLIQENLTGAARAPTSEVHIRGSHGEFTYYIDGIPVPLGVFGGLNEVVDPKVIDRATFITGGFPAEYGGQMSAIIDLNNRVPTGSFHLDASTYIGSYLVFNGTKPFSPGAEVASGSSSAAPGDTLGGRVGPFRALNSDGEALSMSDHLGSLGYYISGSRQEADHRIDTPVPTLFHDHGFDYFLYGKFDYIISDVDYITANLSFGKTSTQVPYDPAVQIASDVQETANSLQSISYFRAMNSQSDREEDFFIGGYAREGSLDYTPGAIDPPTFQFAGDTTYENLFEDRSFTTLGVRSTFDQGLAMHAMYKVGFNISTTGGVENFTSRDSLQNPGPSIRTRFAGSDFGVFAETEWRPLDWSSFDLGVRYDQHIAPDVPLQRQVSPRVRWNFLIDENSSGYLYYGRLFMPTNIEALRSIAQYVSNSVSPTFPERDSYYEAVYTRSFPFNVRIKTAAFFKEASPFTDDAQIGNTAIKTPFNIADVKTTGIECSFSYSDPGTPFSGHLNSSIIHAIGSGLLTGGFLPPSSDGSATDLDHDQRLSIVADVNYQPQDWYINAEATYGSGLSNGHPEDISIYKTGLFDFNQAAHTTPYWIFNLSGGHTFHLEGGGAFEPSIYITNLLDHIHLIKGAYTTGASWEEPRCVVLKAGFRI, from the coding sequence ATGCAGACCCGAAGAATTCCTTCCGTCGTGCTTCTATGCCTTTCCCTGGCGAGTTACTCGCGCAGTCATCCGACGCATGCTGCCGACGGCAAAGACGAAACAGATTTGCGAGTATCGGTTTATGACGCAAAGGAAAAAATTCCCATCGGTCTCGCGCGGGTAGTATTGCAGCGCGGAAGTAAATTTATTGCACAGAGCCCGACCAACATGGTAGGTCAGGCTCTGTTTCGTACAATTCAGCCGGGCGCGTACAAGCTGACCGCCTGGTTCATCGGGTATGAAATTTTTGTCGATTCCATCCTCGTAGACTCGGATCACGCAAGCCTCACGATTAATCTCCAGCCGCTGGGAAATCAAACTCAGACTGTTGAAGTTGTCGGTCAGCGCGAGCTTGGCGTCTCGAATATCGACTTGGCGACCGGCAATCAGACCTTCGAGTCGGAAACCTACCATCCGCCGCCGACGAATCAAATGACGAGCTTGATCCAGGAGAATCTTACAGGAGCCGCACGAGCCCCTACCAGCGAGGTTCATATCCGGGGATCGCACGGAGAATTCACGTATTACATTGACGGCATTCCGGTCCCTCTCGGCGTATTCGGCGGATTGAATGAAGTTGTCGATCCGAAAGTCATCGATCGGGCAACATTCATCACGGGAGGTTTTCCGGCCGAATATGGCGGACAGATGTCCGCAATCATTGACCTGAACAATCGCGTTCCAACGGGGAGCTTTCATCTCGATGCGTCGACGTACATCGGGAGTTATCTGGTTTTCAACGGAACGAAACCATTCTCTCCCGGAGCCGAAGTCGCGAGCGGATCGTCATCCGCCGCGCCGGGAGACACTCTCGGCGGCCGGGTCGGCCCGTTTCGGGCATTGAATTCGGACGGGGAGGCTTTGTCGATGAGCGATCACCTTGGCAGCCTGGGGTATTATATTTCCGGGTCGCGCCAGGAAGCGGATCATCGCATCGACACGCCGGTGCCGACGCTGTTTCATGACCACGGGTTCGATTATTTTCTTTACGGCAAGTTCGATTATATCATCAGCGACGTCGATTACATAACGGCAAATCTCAGTTTCGGAAAAACTTCCACGCAAGTTCCCTATGACCCTGCGGTTCAAATTGCATCCGATGTGCAGGAAACGGCCAATTCGTTGCAATCGATATCGTATTTTCGGGCGATGAATTCCCAAAGCGATCGGGAAGAAGACTTCTTCATTGGAGGGTATGCCCGCGAAGGGAGCCTGGATTATACCCCCGGGGCCATTGATCCGCCAACCTTTCAATTTGCCGGAGATACCACGTACGAGAATCTTTTCGAAGACAGAAGCTTCACAACACTCGGAGTCCGCTCAACGTTTGACCAGGGGCTTGCGATGCACGCTATGTATAAGGTAGGATTCAACATCAGCACCACAGGAGGGGTCGAGAATTTCACGTCACGAGATTCTTTGCAAAACCCCGGACCATCGATCCGTACCAGGTTCGCCGGTTCGGATTTCGGCGTGTTCGCCGAAACAGAGTGGCGGCCTCTCGATTGGAGTTCGTTTGACCTCGGGGTCCGCTATGACCAGCACATTGCTCCGGATGTACCGCTTCAGCGGCAGGTGAGCCCGCGCGTCCGGTGGAATTTCCTGATCGATGAAAACAGTTCGGGCTACCTGTATTATGGCAGACTTTTCATGCCTACGAATATCGAAGCGCTGCGCTCGATAGCGCAATATGTGAGCAACTCGGTCTCGCCAACATTTCCGGAACGCGACTCCTACTACGAGGCTGTCTACACCCGCAGCTTTCCGTTCAACGTGCGAATAAAGACGGCGGCCTTCTTCAAGGAGGCGAGCCCGTTTACGGACGACGCGCAAATTGGCAACACGGCAATCAAGACCCCGTTCAATATAGCGGACGTGAAGACCACGGGGATCGAGTGTTCTTTCTCTTACAGCGATCCGGGAACGCCGTTCTCAGGCCACTTGAACTCTTCAATTATTCATGCGATCGGTTCGGGACTCTTGACAGGAGGTTTCTTGCCCCCGAGCAGCGACGGATCTGCAACGGACCTTGACCATGATCAAAGACTCTCGATCGTCGCTGATGTGAATTACCAGCCGCAAGACTGGTATATCAACGCCGAGGCGACATACGGGTCCGGACTTTCAAACGGCCACCCGGAAGACATTTCAATCTACAAAACAGGATTGTTTGATTTTAATCAGGCAGCTCATACGACGCCGTACTGGATATTTAATCTCAGTGGGGGACATACATTCCATCTCGAAGGAGGGGGAGCTTTCGAACCGTCCATCTACATCACCAATTTGCTAGATCATATTCATCTTATCAAAGGGGCATATACAACCGGAGCAAGCTGGGAGGAGCCGCGATGCGTCGTTTTGAAGGCTGGGTTCCGAATTTAG
- a CDS encoding metal-dependent transcriptional regulator — protein MPSISAENYLKNIYELESGKKKVTTSRLASKLKISPASVTDMVKKLSEKGFLRHEPYKGVAVTEKGKRSALQIIRKHRLWEMFLAEVLHFSWDTIHEEAEEFEHIMSERMEEKIDEVLGYPKVDPHGDPIPQKDGTIATMNIRPLGEAGEGMTVRVLRVHDANPELLQYASSIGLSLNKRIFVKQKNKFDDSLVVKIGTRETVVSSVLAKNIFIEA, from the coding sequence ATGCCCAGCATCAGCGCAGAGAATTACTTAAAGAATATTTACGAGCTTGAATCGGGGAAGAAGAAGGTCACCACAAGCCGCCTCGCTTCGAAGCTGAAAATTTCCCCCGCATCCGTTACGGACATGGTGAAGAAGCTTTCTGAAAAGGGCTTTCTCCGCCACGAGCCGTATAAAGGAGTGGCCGTGACGGAAAAGGGGAAGCGCTCCGCGCTCCAGATCATTCGCAAACACCGGTTGTGGGAAATGTTCCTCGCGGAGGTGCTTCATTTTTCGTGGGACACGATCCATGAAGAGGCGGAAGAATTTGAGCACATCATGTCCGAGAGGATGGAGGAGAAGATCGACGAGGTGCTCGGGTATCCAAAGGTCGATCCGCACGGCGATCCTATTCCTCAAAAGGATGGGACGATCGCAACGATGAACATTCGTCCCCTCGGCGAGGCCGGAGAGGGAATGACGGTCCGCGTCCTGCGCGTCCATGACGCGAACCCGGAGCTGTTGCAATATGCCTCATCGATCGGGCTCTCGCTCAACAAGCGGATCTTCGTGAAGCAAAAAAATAAATTCGATGATTCCCTGGTCGTAAAGATCGGGACGAGGGAAACCGTCGTCAGTTCTGTGCTGGCAAAAAATATTTTTATCGAAGCGTAA